DNA from Candidatus Manganitrophaceae bacterium:
ACGATCGCAAACTGGGTCTGGGGGGTCACCTCACTTGCTTGTCGGATCCATTTTCGGGCGTCGGCCAAACGATAAGGATGGGGAAAGCGATCGCGCAGATTGATCCAGATGTTCCGGTTGTTTGCATGGAGGATCAGCGAGGCCTCATCGCCGGGGCGCCAATCTCGAAGGTAAGACCGATCGAGTTTTATTTTCAGAGCCGCCTCCCTACAGAGCGCTGGTCTCGGTTGCGTCCTTTTCCGGGTTAGAAAGCTCAATCAAATTTCCATCCGGATCACGAAGATAGACCGAGCGGATCGGCCCGGTCGCACCGGTTCGACTGACCGGACCTTCGACGATCTCCACGCCGGCGGACCGCAGCGCCGTAATCGCCTCGGACAGAGGTGTAGAGATCAGAAAACAGAGATCGGCCGAACCGGGGGTCGGTCGGGCCGCGCGCGGCGCCGGCCCCCTCCCCTGTTCATGTAAATTAATCTTCTGATTGCCAAAAAGGAGCGCCTTTCGATTCTTTCCGAATGTCATCGCCTTCATCCCCAGCACCCGCTCATAAAACGCGCAGCTCCGCTCGATCTTCCGCACGGTGAGAACCCAATGATCGAGCCGATCTATTTTTATCCCCTTTTCATCCACATTTCATCCGCGTCCCTCTTTGCGCCCCACCCGTAGACGCAGCGGCGACTTCATCCGGCGGGGGCGGAGAGGATCGCCCCACACCGTCGCAAGAGAAACGAGAAGGTCGGTCACCGGATCGCGGCCCTCCGCAGCGAGGTAGCGTCGCGTTGCCGACCAGGTTCTGAGATAACCGCCGAGCGGGTCAAGGGTGATGGAGGACTCGATGAAGAACGGGGGCGTTTTTTGTTCGATAAATGGAAAAGAGATCGTCTGATACCCTTCTTCCACCATCTTCCGCTCCGGCGGCCAATACGGCCCCAATGTTTCGCTATAAAAAAGATGGATGAGCCGGTCAATCGCCGGATCGATCGTGAAGAGCTGATAACACCAGACCGCGAGGAGACCGCCGGGAACCAAGACCCGCGTCGCCTCCATAAAAAAAGCGGGGATGTCAAACCAATGCAAGGCTTGCGCGACAGTGATCAGATCGACCGACCCATCCGCTAATCCGCTCTTTTCGGCGGCAGCGACCCGGTATTCCACCCGTCGATCGGGGATCGCATTCTGAATCTGCTCGGGGCTGGCATCGGTGGCGATGACACGGTCAAAATGCCTCGCCAATCCGAGCGCCGCCTGTCCGCTTCCCGTTGCGCAATCCCACGCCTGCTCCCGTCGGGGAGCCGATTCGGCGAGCGATTCGAACAAGATTTCCGGATAGCGGGGTCGGAAGACGGCATAGCCCTCGGCCTGATCGGAAAAGTAATCTTTAAAGCCTCGCTTCTCTGGCATATTACTTCACCGGTTGCGCAACCGCCTCGCGCGAGAAAGAGAGGTCCCTCACCTCTCTCCGAGAGTAGATCACCAAGGCCATCGCGGTCATCGCCCAGAAGGGAATCGCCCAGAAACCGACGTTGTTTCTCTCCAGCAGCGCATGCACCAGATACTCGCCGATCATCCCGCTTCCGAGGAGGATCAATAGCTCCCGCTCCGGTCCGGCCTCCAAACGGTGGGCCGTCCGAAACGTCAAAACCACCACGCCGAAGAAAATCCAGAGATAGAGGACCAGCCCGACGATTCCATTTTGGATCAAGAGGGAGATGAAAAGATTGTGCTCATGCGGCACCTTTGGCTCCGGCGCGGCGTGGGAGAGCCGCTCTTTCTCATAAAGCTCCGTAAAGATCCCCGGGCCATACCCATAGCCGAAGAGCGGCCGCGCTTGAATCAAATCAACCGCGATATCCCAGATAGGGGTTCGGCCGCTGGCCGTTCCGATCTGGCTCTCCAGCCGCTCCGCACGCTGTGTCACCAAGTGGGGACCGTAAGAAAAGACGGAGAGAAGAAACAGGACCGAGAGGGCCAACACCCCCTTCCAGTTTTGATAGATCCCCCAGATAAGCACGGTCACGAGCACCCCCACCCACGTCCCACGGGAGAGGGTCATGAAAACGGCGAAGAGGCCGACCAGAATCAGGCCGGTCGACAACACCCTCCCGAGCAGCGGGCCATCGCGCCGGTAGATCAGGAGGAGAAACGGAAAGGTCCCCCCCAGGATCATGCCGACGACATTGTGGTGGCGGTTCCCGAGGGCCGCCAACCCGCCGATCGTATTGAGCTCTCCCACCTGATAGTTATAGAGCCCGGCGACGACGATCCAGAGAAAGGAGAGGGCAAACGCCGTCGCCAGCCGCTTGAGCTTCTCCACCGTCCGGAAATGGTGGAGCACCACCAGATAGACAATCACAAACTTCAGGTAGCCGCCGCGAATGCCGGCCAACGTATTTTCTCGATCGATCGAATAGGTTAGAGAAAAGAGGACCAAGAGGGTGTAGAGGAGCAGCGGCAGATCGAGAGGGGTTCGGACCCAACCGACTTTCCTCTCAACCGCCATCTTGGCGATCCAGAAAAAAAGCGGCAGATAAAGGGCAAACCACTTCAGCAGATTAATCCCCGCCGTCACCGAGGCAATCGATTTCACCGGAAAGAGCAAGGCGTCCAACATAAACCGAGCAGGTCGGAGGCCGGATCTCTTCTCAACACCCTCTCACTCCGCCGAAACCTCTGTTGCCGAACCCTCTGTTGAAGGAAGGCCGCTCCCTCTCTCGCGCCGGAATCGGTCGGGATCGACCTTCCCGATGAAGAACGTCGCGCACCGGGCAGATTTAACACGTGCCGTCATTCCCCATTCTATACAACTCAGCCTCCTCCTTCAACACTCTATTGATCCATTGGGTGTGATCTTCCTCACTAAAAGCGTTCCGGCTCTGAATATTCCTGCCGACCGCTTCCTTCCGCGGGAAAGAGCGCTGTCGATCCCTCGGTCGGATTGCCGGACGGGCCAGAGGAGAAAGAGGAGAAAGCGGTGCCGGCGTGCATCCGATGATGAATCACCAAGGTAATTGCCATCATCGCCCAAAAGGGAATCGCCCAGACGCCGACATGGTTTCTCTCCAACAACG
Protein-coding regions in this window:
- a CDS encoding VOC family protein; protein product: MKIDRLDHWVLTVRKIERSCAFYERVLGMKAMTFGKNRKALLFGNQKINLHEQGRGPAPRAARPTPGSADLCFLISTPLSEAITALRSAGVEIVEGPVSRTGATGPIRSVYLRDPDGNLIELSNPEKDATETSAL
- a CDS encoding O-antigen ligase family protein — its product is MLDALLFPVKSIASVTAGINLLKWFALYLPLFFWIAKMAVERKVGWVRTPLDLPLLLYTLLVLFSLTYSIDRENTLAGIRGGYLKFVIVYLVVLHHFRTVEKLKRLATAFALSFLWIVVAGLYNYQVGELNTIGGLAALGNRHHNVVGMILGGTFPFLLLIYRRDGPLLGRVLSTGLILVGLFAVFMTLSRGTWVGVLVTVLIWGIYQNWKGVLALSVLFLLSVFSYGPHLVTQRAERLESQIGTASGRTPIWDIAVDLIQARPLFGYGYGPGIFTELYEKERLSHAAPEPKVPHEHNLFISLLIQNGIVGLVLYLWIFFGVVVLTFRTAHRLEAGPERELLILLGSGMIGEYLVHALLERNNVGFWAIPFWAMTAMALVIYSRREVRDLSFSREAVAQPVK
- a CDS encoding class I SAM-dependent methyltransferase, giving the protein MPEKRGFKDYFSDQAEGYAVFRPRYPEILFESLAESAPRREQAWDCATGSGQAALGLARHFDRVIATDASPEQIQNAIPDRRVEYRVAAAEKSGLADGSVDLITVAQALHWFDIPAFFMEATRVLVPGGLLAVWCYQLFTIDPAIDRLIHLFYSETLGPYWPPERKMVEEGYQTISFPFIEQKTPPFFIESSITLDPLGGYLRTWSATRRYLAAEGRDPVTDLLVSLATVWGDPLRPRRMKSPLRLRVGRKEGRG